One window of the Pseudomonadota bacterium genome contains the following:
- a CDS encoding metallopeptidase, whose translation MQYSIALDLQKRMCEIVRRLGLAHVDCNRVVCFRSVGSKTKRVIARCHALPKIMQLAMEVKAWYAIEFLERFERLTEADQDMTIIHELMHIPKTFGGGFRHHDFVSRRNVEKMYKTFLQSRAAS comes from the coding sequence ATGCAATATTCGATCGCATTGGACCTGCAAAAGAGGATGTGCGAGATCGTGCGCAGGCTGGGTCTTGCGCATGTCGATTGCAACCGGGTCGTCTGTTTCAGGAGCGTGGGGAGCAAGACCAAAAGGGTCATAGCCAGATGCCATGCCCTGCCGAAGATCATGCAGCTGGCCATGGAGGTGAAGGCCTGGTATGCGATCGAGTTCCTCGAGCGCTTCGAGCGCCTCACCGAGGCCGACCAGGACATGACGATCATCCATGAATTGATGCACATCCCGAAGACCTTCGGCGGCGGCTTCAGGCACCACGATTTCGTCTCCCGCAGGAACGTGGAGAAGATGTATAAGACGTTTCTGCAGTCCCGGGCTGCATCGTGA
- a CDS encoding right-handed parallel beta-helix repeat-containing protein — MGITKRFGPVVFWIAGMALLSVAFFVASGRSAGAAIINVPAEHRSIQEAIDAAAPGDTINVAAGTYHENITVDKPLTLSGADAAATIIDGGSSGVVVQITADDVTLSGFTVQNSGSTPMDADVLLGSFGDPVGVTGCTVAGNLITGDASGVVIIAGSGNSIFSNDIDNSLYGVALAGSSGNTIESNTVCSSGLDAIALDNAAAAGGAIAESSTGNRIKTNTVTSNRDGIFIGENCHGNFVTDGNVISNAASIGINLWRPSSQTITGNTIRNSLTGIRLLGSSNNTITGNAISSNSAEGIKADASWQAGTWYPSENNDISSNNFTGNALGINATEPHQTSVDATNNWWGCAAGPGYAGCDPVSANVTFDPFWAAPYPVSVDLMPSSKTVYPGATQQYATTGTLLDGTTADVILECEFKSKETAVATIDSDSGLATAIAAGSTAISALCFHGGFEPPRATLNVALPDQPIADAGKDQTIVVGETAILDGSASSDPAGLPLSYLWDERISNPEKGLLTDRRSVNPSVKPTIAGQYAFTLVVDNGYLDSPSASVRVTAVSPQGPMADAGPDGVSFAGDAITLDGGGSTDPEGRTLSYLWKESSANPMTGLIANPRAKSISVTLPVGGNYAFTLAVSNGAVESAPDGVLRYVAKADAGELVPAATGGVVGVANAADPLNGLKLEIPAGALVEDTEIRMGVIDAPPELDPTIGATTGVAIAFSPSGLQFEKPVTAYIPVSLQDMEAAGWDLERIFVFAYDADAQKWTAIPARFIVKVDETHYLVMVEISHFSIYQAGHAAGESTGGGCGLIAGPRSAGPATSEFISRPGASIRRSPSLPPTP; from the coding sequence GTGGGCATAACAAAGAGATTCGGTCCTGTGGTGTTCTGGATCGCAGGCATGGCGCTGCTGTCCGTGGCTTTCTTCGTCGCCTCGGGGCGATCGGCCGGGGCGGCGATCATAAATGTTCCAGCAGAGCACAGGAGCATCCAAGAGGCCATCGACGCCGCCGCGCCAGGCGACACGATAAATGTCGCGGCTGGAACGTATCACGAGAACATCACGGTGGACAAGCCGCTCACCCTTTCCGGCGCCGATGCGGCCGCCACCATTATCGACGGGGGATCGAGTGGGGTGGTGGTGCAGATCACAGCCGACGATGTCACTCTTTCCGGCTTCACGGTGCAAAATTCGGGATCGACTCCAATGGATGCGGACGTCTTGCTCGGCTCTTTTGGCGACCCTGTTGGTGTCACCGGGTGCACGGTCGCAGGCAATCTGATAACCGGCGACGCCAGCGGCGTCGTGATAATAGCGGGCTCGGGCAATTCCATATTTTCAAACGATATCGATAACAGCCTTTACGGCGTCGCGCTGGCAGGTTCTTCGGGCAACACCATTGAGTCGAACACCGTTTGCAGCAGCGGGCTTGACGCCATTGCGCTGGATAATGCCGCGGCCGCGGGGGGTGCGATAGCCGAAAGCTCAACCGGAAACCGCATAAAGACCAACACCGTCACTTCCAATCGCGACGGTATTTTCATCGGGGAAAATTGCCACGGCAACTTTGTCACCGATGGCAACGTCATCTCAAACGCAGCGAGCATAGGCATAAATTTATGGCGACCGAGTTCGCAAACCATCACAGGCAACACAATCAGGAACTCACTGACCGGCATCAGGCTGCTCGGCTCCTCAAATAATACAATCACGGGCAATGCCATCTCCAGCAACAGCGCAGAGGGCATCAAGGCCGACGCAAGCTGGCAGGCGGGCACATGGTACCCGTCGGAGAACAATGATATATCCTCTAATAATTTTACAGGCAACGCCCTAGGCATAAACGCTACGGAACCGCACCAGACGTCGGTCGACGCCACCAACAACTGGTGGGGCTGTGCCGCAGGGCCCGGATACGCCGGGTGCGACCCAGTCTCGGCCAATGTGACCTTCGACCCCTTCTGGGCTGCGCCCTATCCGGTCTCCGTCGATCTGATGCCCTCATCCAAGACCGTCTATCCGGGGGCGACGCAGCAGTACGCGACGACCGGCACCCTCCTCGACGGGACGACGGCCGACGTGATCCTCGAATGCGAATTCAAGAGCAAGGAAACGGCGGTCGCGACGATCGACAGTGATTCGGGCCTTGCGACTGCGATAGCGGCCGGCAGCACCGCCATCAGCGCACTCTGTTTCCACGGCGGCTTTGAACCGCCGCGCGCTACGCTCAACGTCGCCCTGCCCGACCAGCCGATCGCCGACGCAGGCAAGGATCAGACCATCGTCGTGGGGGAGACGGCGATCCTCGACGGCAGCGCATCCTCCGATCCGGCGGGACTGCCCCTCTCGTACCTGTGGGACGAGCGGATTTCAAACCCCGAGAAGGGCCTGCTCACCGACCGCCGTTCCGTCAACCCTTCGGTGAAACCTACGATTGCAGGCCAGTACGCCTTTACGCTGGTCGTTGACAACGGCTACCTGGACAGCCCGAGCGCCTCCGTCCGCGTCACCGCGGTCTCCCCGCAGGGGCCGATGGCAGACGCTGGCCCCGACGGCGTCTCCTTCGCAGGTGATGCGATCACCCTAGACGGCGGGGGTTCCACCGATCCCGAAGGCCGCACGCTTTCCTATCTCTGGAAGGAGTCGTCCGCCAATCCGATGACCGGCCTAATCGCGAATCCGAGGGCCAAGTCCATCTCCGTGACGCTTCCGGTCGGGGGCAATTACGCCTTCACGCTCGCGGTCAGCAACGGCGCGGTCGAGAGCGCCCCCGACGGCGTCCTGCGCTACGTCGCCAAGGCGGATGCCGGCGAGCTGGTGCCCGCAGCCACCGGTGGGGTGGTGGGCGTTGCGAACGCCGCGGACCCGCTCAACGGCCTGAAGCTCGAGATCCCCGCGGGCGCGCTCGTCGAGGACACCGAAATCCGGATGGGGGTCATCGACGCCCCTCCGGAGCTGGATCCCACCATCGGCGCCACGACAGGCGTCGCAATCGCGTTCAGCCCGAGCGGACTGCAATTCGAAAAGCCTGTCACGGCCTACATACCCGTCAGCCTTCAGGACATGGAGGCGGCCGGATGGGACCTGGAGCGGATCTTCGTGTTTGCGTACGATGCCGATGCTCAGAAATGGACGGCGATCCCGGCGCGCTTCATCGTAAAAGTCGACGAAACACATTACCTGGTTATGGTGGAGATATCCCACTTCTCAATCTACCAGGCGGGCCATGCCGCCGGGGAGAGCACGGGCGGAGGCTGCGGGCTGATAGCAGGCCCCCGCAGCGCCGGTCCGGCGACTTCGGAGTTCATTTCCCGGCCAGGAGCGAGCATCCGCCGCTCACCCTCCCTGCCGCCCACGCCGTGA
- a CDS encoding NERD domain-containing protein, which produces MSGIPRIAAGPGPAVVDYGDACYAATARLAQIERRFIERLSNPFVAFDLPVGDMPCAGEGLSAPRASWPQLIADPDLAHALPLEAPSIAAQEVVLPGARGRPEMLLAGGMTVIRNPDSFEDLCDMLGMSNHGAQPPYGLFRDSRDVSKYLDSLVGDTALAPLGRKKKKGAVGELILVSELVRELKNEECCLIHSVDVPFREQDGRESFRRPDHILLHPRIVASLETKNQRPHAWDHVKGARIDSALSEVGEAASAIEETLRRETGEDDVEVVPIVCDTGRSMRPPGLEINTSVTEPVYEEIPWDADADPTIRSPLLGRHGRRKVHYTDNGVWIARFIVASSRPAYAPEQIERFRDILLALKRRSY; this is translated from the coding sequence GTGTCGGGCATACCGCGCATCGCCGCCGGGCCGGGACCGGCTGTCGTCGATTACGGCGACGCATGTTACGCAGCCACCGCCCGCCTCGCCCAGATCGAGAGGCGCTTCATCGAGCGTCTGTCCAATCCGTTCGTCGCATTCGACCTTCCAGTAGGCGACATGCCGTGCGCAGGCGAGGGGCTCTCCGCGCCCAGGGCCTCGTGGCCGCAGCTCATCGCGGACCCCGATCTTGCGCACGCGCTGCCCCTTGAGGCGCCTTCGATAGCTGCGCAGGAGGTAGTGCTCCCCGGCGCCAGGGGCCGGCCTGAGATGCTGCTCGCAGGGGGCATGACCGTCATCCGGAATCCCGACAGCTTCGAGGACCTCTGCGATATGCTGGGCATGAGCAACCACGGCGCTCAGCCGCCGTACGGCCTCTTCCGCGACAGCAGGGATGTGAGTAAGTACCTGGACAGCCTCGTGGGCGACACAGCTCTCGCCCCCCTGGGCCGGAAGAAGAAGAAGGGTGCCGTGGGCGAGCTTATCCTCGTCAGCGAGCTCGTGAGGGAGCTGAAAAACGAAGAGTGCTGCCTGATACACTCAGTGGATGTCCCGTTCAGGGAGCAGGACGGCCGCGAGAGCTTCCGGAGGCCGGATCACATACTGCTTCATCCGAGGATAGTGGCGAGCCTGGAGACCAAGAACCAGAGGCCCCACGCGTGGGATCATGTCAAGGGGGCCAGGATCGACTCGGCCCTGAGCGAGGTGGGCGAGGCCGCGTCGGCGATAGAGGAGACGCTCCGCCGGGAGACCGGAGAGGACGATGTGGAGGTCGTGCCGATCGTCTGCGACACGGGCAGGTCCATGAGACCGCCGGGCCTCGAGATCAACACCTCCGTAACAGAGCCTGTCTACGAGGAGATCCCCTGGGACGCGGATGCAGATCCCACGATCAGGTCCCCGCTGCTCGGCCGTCACGGCCGGAGGAAGGTCCACTACACGGACAACGGCGTCTGGATCGCCCGCTTCATAGTCGCGAGCAGCAGGCCGGCATACGCGCCGGAGCAGATCGAGCGGTTCAGGGACATACTCCTCGCCCTCAAAAGGAGGTCCTACTGA
- a CDS encoding SGNH/GDSL hydrolase family protein encodes MRATVTHKPATAGQPIRVAVVGDSRTCAQESLYPLLLDEYLDSSRIEVTPECRSGETNGGLLGLDEIYGVRERRLDEIVERGYDEVILDVGVNDMASGRTAEDMERKLVEICGELASSGVSRIIMLEATPWRGFKKWTDAKGMETLSFNRMLADLSTRLTEEYARRRLPTEVELVRLYDAMENPCEPGELEFPTLYPDMIDWLHPSIEGLEVMAEQIVEQAFLAFANERFRSIDRELESIFRTIRYERSAESQ; translated from the coding sequence ATGAGGGCAACTGTCACACACAAGCCGGCAACCGCAGGGCAGCCGATCAGGGTCGCGGTCGTGGGCGACTCGAGGACATGCGCGCAGGAATCGCTCTATCCGCTGCTGCTCGACGAATACCTCGACAGCAGCCGCATAGAGGTGACTCCCGAGTGCCGCAGCGGCGAGACCAACGGCGGCCTGCTCGGGCTGGACGAGATCTACGGCGTGAGGGAAAGGCGTCTCGACGAGATAGTCGAGCGGGGCTACGACGAGGTGATTCTGGACGTGGGTGTGAACGACATGGCCTCGGGCAGGACCGCCGAGGACATGGAGAGGAAGCTCGTGGAGATCTGCGGCGAGCTGGCATCATCGGGCGTTTCGCGGATAATCATGCTGGAGGCCACGCCGTGGCGCGGTTTCAAGAAGTGGACCGACGCGAAGGGCATGGAGACCCTTTCGTTCAACAGGATGCTGGCCGATCTCTCGACGCGCCTCACGGAGGAGTACGCCCGAAGGCGGCTGCCCACCGAAGTGGAGCTTGTCCGACTGTACGACGCGATGGAGAACCCCTGTGAACCGGGCGAGCTCGAGTTTCCCACCCTTTACCCTGACATGATCGACTGGCTCCACCCTAGCATCGAAGGCCTCGAGGTCATGGCCGAGCAGATAGTGGAGCAGGCCTTCCTGGCCTTTGCGAACGAGCGGTTCAGATCCATCGACCGGGAGCTCGAATCGATATTCCGCACGATCCGCTACGAGCGTAGCGCTGAGAGTCAGTGA
- a CDS encoding tetratricopeptide repeat protein, producing MTPGEWRGFLLTNREELKGLDAAFRYYYKYNEIFEPDNPIYNITSVESEIVSEDDIQLAYDNVLQVRARFMEVFDELSRWRARPLTAREIGYCHLYSIMVEGMQFSMEEQRGDDSFLGNLSRRSVDCDTGSLLHLIVGHTVGLPEYLVRVPNHAFLKYDDGRGDAINVDYANEMPDEVYMEAHGIDWETAKRSGFMIKLSGEDLVPVSLAARSIEKSRRGDIEGAISDCEEALRLRPDFAATHNTLGNIKADAKRHREAVEDFNRAIELYPNYARARYYRAFSHFMLGDSEKARADIDRALELSRSLPWEISRFSPNFIAGMIMFDTGDIPKARKHLVKSLGYLRDETRRDDMAMPASLTLYTLAALLVPDSYRLTTGLRHDLADPDRLDTRLGFDLGWTTFIGDSIFYLRPEAGVGYSTRVSHHMVELGGGFELGVEAGSNSAGLALSAGYNFRAAGDADSSAMGEGGFFGYSLNIHRMILDPFGAGVSLTMQHDISDPSKMALTPAFDMSLSF from the coding sequence GTGACCCCGGGGGAATGGCGGGGCTTTCTTCTGACAAACAGGGAAGAGCTCAAGGGCCTGGATGCGGCGTTCAGATATTATTACAAGTACAATGAAATCTTCGAGCCCGACAATCCCATCTACAATATCACGTCTGTCGAGTCGGAAATAGTAAGCGAGGACGATATCCAGCTCGCATATGACAATGTCCTGCAGGTGCGCGCGCGCTTCATGGAGGTGTTCGATGAGCTCAGCCGATGGCGGGCCAGACCTCTCACAGCCAGGGAAATCGGCTATTGCCATCTGTACAGCATCATGGTCGAGGGCATGCAGTTCAGCATGGAAGAGCAGCGCGGCGACGATTCTTTCCTCGGGAATTTGAGCAGGAGGAGCGTAGACTGCGATACCGGCTCCCTCCTTCACCTGATCGTGGGCCACACTGTCGGTCTTCCGGAATATCTTGTCCGTGTCCCGAACCATGCCTTCCTGAAATATGACGACGGCAGAGGCGACGCGATCAACGTTGACTACGCGAACGAAATGCCTGACGAAGTTTACATGGAGGCACACGGCATCGACTGGGAGACAGCCAAAAGATCCGGGTTTATGATCAAGCTGAGCGGCGAAGATCTGGTGCCGGTATCCCTTGCGGCGAGATCGATCGAAAAGTCGAGAAGGGGCGACATCGAAGGCGCCATAAGCGACTGTGAAGAGGCCCTGCGCCTCAGGCCTGATTTCGCAGCGACACATAATACGCTCGGGAATATAAAGGCCGACGCGAAAAGGCATCGGGAGGCGGTTGAGGATTTCAACAGGGCAATCGAGTTGTATCCGAACTACGCGCGCGCCCGCTACTACCGCGCCTTTTCCCATTTTATGCTGGGCGACTCGGAAAAGGCCAGGGCCGACATCGATCGGGCGCTCGAACTGTCGCGGTCTCTTCCCTGGGAAATCTCCCGTTTTTCGCCGAACTTCATCGCAGGCATGATCATGTTCGATACGGGCGATATTCCGAAGGCCCGGAAGCACCTGGTGAAATCACTGGGCTACCTGCGCGACGAGACGCGGCGCGACGATATGGCAATGCCCGCCTCGCTCACGCTTTATACGCTTGCTGCGTTGCTGGTGCCCGATTCCTACCGACTGACGACAGGGCTACGGCATGATCTTGCGGATCCGGACAGGCTTGACACCAGGCTGGGATTCGATCTGGGCTGGACGACTTTCATAGGTGATTCGATTTTTTACCTCCGGCCGGAAGCGGGCGTCGGATACTCGACCCGCGTCTCCCATCACATGGTCGAGCTTGGAGGCGGTTTCGAGCTGGGCGTCGAGGCCGGTTCGAACTCGGCAGGCCTTGCGCTGAGCGCCGGCTACAACTTCAGAGCGGCCGGCGACGCGGATTCCTCCGCAATGGGTGAGGGCGGCTTCTTCGGATACTCGCTGAACATCCACCGCATGATCCTCGATCCCTTCGGCGCGGGCGTGTCTTTGACAATGCAGCACGATATTTCAGATCCGTCGAAGATGGCGCTGACGCCTGCCTTCGATATGTCGTTGTCGTTCTGA
- a CDS encoding peptidylprolyl isomerase: MVHPRAAFLNRRPLAPHLPACLFIPQLIALRRCSESWARTGDQVNPERRSSGSQFYITLKPTPFLDGGYTVFGRTISGMDVVENIRRGDTIESIEVKAE; this comes from the coding sequence ATCGTCCATCCACGGGCTGCCTTCCTGAACAGGCGGCCGCTTGCCCCCCATCTCCCGGCTTGTCTTTTCATTCCGCAGCTGATAGCCCTCCGGCGGTGCAGCGAAAGCTGGGCGCGCACCGGCGACCAGGTGAACCCCGAGCGGCGATCCAGCGGCTCGCAGTTCTACATCACGCTGAAGCCGACCCCGTTCCTCGACGGGGGCTATACGGTCTTCGGCCGGACGATCTCCGGCATGGACGTCGTGGAGAATATCCGCAGGGGCGACACGATCGAGTCGATAGAGGTCAAGGCCGAATAG
- a CDS encoding putative Ig domain-containing protein — MKAMTAVLLVMAATLLTAGCPSSGQLEFPGPLPESGTVYPEGEVAVPEEPAAACGTEDLIGIASGSLGTKTCTLCQPCTFSLAAEGGSGEHSWAFTGLPPGLSNTGGDVAGVPTELFEGQVAFVVTDVSCPTNHFVGTFQVKVGDIPAENKVKIAVLDSTPMCLTYSEYYTPPTCEIPLTATGCSRDGICPYIWEMSGLPEGLAYDPATGLISGKPPVSAKGLHTVNIRVRETSCEKNAAEGTIQIDVVQPI; from the coding sequence ATGAAGGCGATGACCGCCGTGTTGCTGGTGATGGCAGCGACCCTGTTGACGGCCGGCTGCCCCAGCTCAGGCCAGCTCGAGTTCCCGGGCCCCCTTCCTGAATCGGGCACGGTTTATCCCGAAGGCGAAGTGGCGGTGCCGGAGGAGCCGGCGGCCGCGTGCGGCACCGAAGACCTGATCGGGATCGCGAGCGGATCGCTCGGGACGAAGACATGCACCCTGTGTCAGCCGTGCACCTTCTCCCTGGCTGCGGAGGGCGGCAGCGGCGAGCACTCGTGGGCCTTCACCGGCCTGCCCCCGGGTCTTTCGAACACCGGCGGTGACGTGGCCGGCGTGCCGACGGAACTCTTCGAAGGCCAGGTGGCCTTCGTGGTCACGGACGTCTCATGCCCCACGAATCACTTCGTCGGCACATTCCAGGTGAAGGTCGGTGATATCCCTGCCGAGAACAAGGTGAAGATCGCAGTTCTTGACTCCACTCCGATGTGTCTGACGTACAGCGAATATTACACCCCGCCGACATGTGAGATCCCCCTCACAGCGACCGGCTGCAGCAGAGACGGGATCTGCCCTTACATCTGGGAAATGAGCGGGCTGCCGGAGGGACTTGCCTATGATCCGGCTACGGGGCTCATAAGCGGCAAGCCGCCGGTGTCTGCAAAGGGCCTGCACACGGTCAACATAAGGGTACGGGAGACGAGCTGCGAGAAGAATGCAGCGGAGGGGACGATTCAGATCGATGTCGTTCAACCCATTTGA
- the msrA gene encoding peptide-methionine (S)-S-oxide reductase MsrA, translated as MRIQTSFEKNLVRTRLQQDQRQIKQIPVPLPYYPVSCINRRMAHGDTERGLEKATLAGGCFWGVEEILRSVPGVVGTRVGYTGGGIARPTYEMVKRGDTGHAEAVEVTFDPARIGYDEILDYFFRLHDPTTTDRQGNDIGTQYRSAIFYHSEAQRRAAVSAMERAGRSARWGGRTIVTQIAQAEPFYEAEGYHQKYLQKNPGGYSCHYLRD; from the coding sequence ATGCGCATTCAGACCTCCTTCGAAAAGAACCTCGTACGCACCCGCTTACAACAAGATCAACGGCAGATAAAGCAAATACCTGTCCCGTTGCCATATTACCCCGTTTCCTGTATCAACCGGCGCATGGCACACGGGGATACAGAGAGGGGGCTCGAAAAAGCGACTCTCGCGGGCGGCTGCTTCTGGGGCGTGGAGGAGATCCTCCGCAGCGTCCCGGGTGTGGTGGGCACGCGGGTGGGCTACACCGGCGGGGGAATCGCCCGACCGACCTACGAGATGGTCAAGCGGGGCGACACGGGACACGCCGAGGCGGTGGAGGTCACGTTCGATCCAGCCAGGATCGGCTACGACGAGATACTCGACTATTTCTTCCGCCTCCACGACCCCACGACCACGGACAGGCAGGGAAACGACATCGGCACCCAGTACCGCTCCGCGATATTCTACCACTCCGAGGCGCAGAGGCGGGCGGCCGTCAGCGCCATGGAGAGGGCCGGCAGGTCGGCCAGATGGGGCGGGAGAACGATCGTCACGCAGATCGCACAGGCAGAGCCCTTCTACGAGGCGGAAGGGTATCACCAGAAATACCTGCAGAAGAATCCGGGGGGCTACTCCTGCCACTACCTGCGGGACTGA
- a CDS encoding NYN domain-containing protein, translated as MGEKGQTSSMVIFCDFENVALGVREAKYEAFDIRKVLERLLLKGNIVVKKAYCDWERYKDFKKPMHEAAFELIEIPHVRQSGKNSADIRMVVDALDLCYTKSHVDTFVIVSGDSDFSALVSKLRENNKVVIGVGVKNSTSDLLISNCDEFIFYDDLVRGAARQDKARRSRTAIGKTARRPAGAGAGAGAGPGEAEKRQEALDLVMETVEALFAERGEEEKVWGSMVKQALKRRKPGFNESYHGFRSFGRLLEEAQARKLLALELDEKSGGYIIKSFSHD; from the coding sequence ATGGGCGAAAAAGGCCAGACCAGCAGCATGGTGATATTCTGCGACTTCGAGAACGTGGCGCTCGGCGTGCGTGAGGCCAAGTACGAGGCCTTCGACATCAGGAAGGTGCTGGAGCGGCTGCTCCTCAAGGGCAACATCGTCGTCAAGAAGGCCTATTGCGACTGGGAGAGGTACAAGGATTTCAAGAAACCGATGCACGAGGCGGCGTTCGAGCTGATCGAGATCCCGCACGTTCGCCAGTCCGGAAAGAACTCCGCCGACATCCGCATGGTGGTCGACGCCCTGGACCTCTGCTACACGAAGTCGCACGTCGACACGTTCGTGATCGTCAGCGGCGACTCCGACTTCTCCGCGCTGGTGAGCAAGCTCAGGGAGAACAACAAGGTCGTGATCGGCGTTGGCGTGAAGAACTCCACATCGGACCTCCTCATATCGAACTGCGACGAGTTCATCTTCTACGACGATCTGGTGCGAGGCGCCGCCAGGCAGGACAAGGCCAGGCGCAGCAGGACAGCGATCGGGAAGACGGCGCGCAGGCCGGCAGGCGCGGGAGCGGGCGCAGGCGCAGGCCCCGGCGAGGCGGAGAAGCGCCAGGAGGCGCTGGACCTGGTCATGGAGACCGTCGAGGCGCTCTTCGCCGAGCGGGGCGAGGAGGAGAAGGTCTGGGGCTCGATGGTCAAGCAGGCTCTGAAGAGGCGCAAGCCGGGCTTCAACGAGAGCTATCACGGCTTTCGCAGCTTCGGCAGGCTGCTCGAGGAGGCCCAGGCGCGAAAGCTCCTGGCTCTGGAGCTGGACGAAAAATCCGGCGGCTACATCATCAAGAGCTTCTCGCACGATTGA